In Burkholderia contaminans, the following proteins share a genomic window:
- a CDS encoding iron transporter, producing MLGSSFIRTTVAVAAALAAMSASAAEYPIGKQQIQGGMEIGAVYLQPITMDPEGMMRKASDSDIHLEADIHAVKNNPTGFAEGDWMPYLQVTYKLTKQGDAKWKAEGDLMGMVASDGPHYGDNVKLNGPGKYHLTMVVKPPMQTGHMAFGRHIDKETGVGAWFKPITLEYDFPFAGIGKKGGY from the coding sequence ATGTTGGGTTCTTCGTTCATCCGCACGACGGTTGCGGTAGCGGCGGCGCTTGCCGCGATGTCGGCCTCGGCTGCCGAATATCCGATCGGCAAGCAGCAGATCCAGGGCGGCATGGAAATCGGCGCCGTGTACCTGCAGCCGATCACGATGGACCCGGAAGGAATGATGCGCAAGGCGTCGGATTCCGACATCCACCTCGAGGCAGACATCCACGCGGTCAAGAACAACCCGACGGGTTTCGCGGAAGGCGACTGGATGCCGTACCTGCAGGTCACGTACAAGCTGACGAAGCAGGGCGACGCGAAGTGGAAGGCTGAAGGCGACCTGATGGGCATGGTCGCGAGCGACGGCCCGCACTACGGCGACAACGTGAAGCTGAACGGCCCGGGCAAGTACCACCTGACGATGGTCGTCAAGCCGCCGATGCAGACGGGCCACATGGCGTTCGGCCGTCACATCGACAAGGAAACGGGCGTGGGCGCGTGGTTCAAGCCCATTACCCTCGAATACGACTTCCCGTTCGCCGGTATCGGCAAGAAGGGCGGTTACTGA
- a CDS encoding cupredoxin domain-containing protein — MKIPQKVLAAAAALWLAGAAYAADLLTFKLEMTDGKLNPARIEVPAGQRFKIEIKNTGKGAAEFESVQLRKEKVLAPGADSFVVVAPLSPGEYKFFDDFHQQAQGVIVAK, encoded by the coding sequence ATGAAAATTCCCCAGAAAGTCTTGGCCGCAGCCGCTGCGCTGTGGCTTGCCGGCGCAGCGTATGCCGCCGATCTGCTGACGTTCAAGCTCGAAATGACGGACGGCAAGCTGAATCCCGCCCGCATCGAAGTGCCGGCCGGCCAGCGTTTCAAGATCGAGATCAAGAACACCGGCAAGGGCGCCGCTGAATTCGAGAGCGTGCAACTGCGCAAGGAGAAGGTGCTCGCGCCGGGCGCCGATTCGTTCGTGGTCGTCGCACCGTTGTCGCCGGGTGAATACAAGTTTTTCGACGATTTCCACCAGCAGGCGCAGGGCGTGATCGTCGCGAAGTAA